The Bacteroidota bacterium genome includes a region encoding these proteins:
- the rplL gene encoding 50S ribosomal protein L7/L12 has protein sequence MAELKEFAEKLVSLTVKEVNELAKILKDEYGIEPAAAAAVMVAGGGGAGAGADAVAEKTAFDVILKNAGAAKLSVVKIVKDLTGLGLKEAKDLVDAAPKPVKEGVDKATADDIAKQLQEAGAEVEIK, from the coding sequence ATGGCTGAATTAAAAGAATTTGCAGAAAAGTTAGTAAGCTTAACTGTAAAAGAGGTTAATGAACTGGCAAAAATTCTTAAAGATGAATATGGTATCGAACCAGCTGCTGCTGCTGCCGTAATGGTTGCAGGTGGTGGTGGAGCCGGTGCCGGTGCTGATGCTGTAGCAGAAAAAACTGCTTTCGACGTAATTCTTAAAAATGCAGGTGCTGCTAAATTATCCGTAGTGAAAATCGTAAAAGATCTAACTGGTCTTGGCTTGAAAGAAGCTAAAGATCTAGTAGATGCTGCTCCGAAGCCGGTTAAAGAAGGCGTAGATAAAGCAACTGCTGATGATATCGCTAAGCAGCTTCAAGAAGCTGGTGCTGAAGTAGAGATTAAATAA
- a CDS encoding T9SS type A sorting domain-containing protein, with protein MNFKSHILKVIFAAILFILPDKNIFSQVGLYPEIEWERSLGGTNSDYGFEPQMTSDGGYIITGWSRSIDGEVTGNHGGTDYWVVKLDSSRNIVWQKSLGGLLDELSSTILETSDGDFIVAGYTNSRTGDVGNNYGDPDLDDWDQTYDIWVVKLDPDGLIIWEQNYGGSNNESCKSIKETSNGEFVIAGTASSYDHDVTGLHGDSDIWIIKIDTDGMLLFAKTFGGSADEYGEDIKETIDGGFIVAGSSYSNNFDLDDNYGENDVWVLKLDSIGELEWQKNLGGSSFDYANSIIQTDDGGFVMAGRSSSNDGDLTENKGAFDFWVVQLNSLGNIEWQKSLGGSHWDIAEDVIQTATGYLAVGYTMSHDGDVIGIPELAYSAYWVTQLDFSGNLLWEATYGGTESQWAQSIKILSDGYLVSGWSSSDDLDVTEGHGGADYWLVKLKPECLHSIYFADTDEDGFGNSLVDSISCNIPFGYLLDSTDCDDTNPFINPVALDICNSIDDNCNGFIDEDAIFTLYYADADGDTYGDLFNDSISCYTLIGYVSDSTDCDDTNPFINPAALDSCNSMDDNCNFLIDEDAIFTMYYADTDGDTYGDLLNDSSSCFILSGYVIDSTDCNDMDPLINPTAEESCNGADDNCDGNIDEGLTVHTLYLDADDDSYGNPLIDTVTCATGLIGYVSDSTDCDDSNPLIYPGAEEIFNGLDDNCDKLIDEGLNTADIIGNLFMIYPNPAENILFIDYKMTAEANIQIIDISGQIIYSNINSKPPFEINIEKFQTGFYLVKLIVEEGEFVATFIKE; from the coding sequence ATGAACTTCAAATCACATATTCTAAAAGTAATTTTTGCTGCCATTTTATTTATTCTTCCGGATAAAAATATTTTTTCTCAGGTTGGGTTGTATCCGGAGATTGAGTGGGAGAGGTCTTTAGGCGGAACAAATTCTGATTATGGATTTGAACCGCAAATGACTTCTGATGGAGGATATATCATCACAGGTTGGAGTCGTTCTATTGATGGAGAAGTAACAGGTAATCATGGAGGAACCGATTATTGGGTTGTAAAACTCGATAGTAGTAGAAATATTGTTTGGCAAAAATCTTTAGGTGGTCTTCTTGATGAATTATCCTCTACAATCCTTGAAACTTCTGATGGAGATTTTATTGTTGCAGGGTATACTAATTCCCGCACGGGTGATGTAGGTAATAACTATGGTGATCCTGATTTAGATGATTGGGATCAAACCTATGATATTTGGGTAGTGAAGTTAGACCCTGATGGATTAATTATTTGGGAACAAAATTATGGCGGTTCAAACAATGAAAGCTGTAAATCGATTAAAGAGACTTCCAATGGGGAATTTGTAATCGCGGGAACCGCCTCTTCATACGATCATGATGTAACTGGATTACATGGTGATTCTGACATCTGGATTATTAAAATTGATACCGATGGTATGCTATTATTTGCAAAAACCTTCGGTGGATCTGCAGATGAATATGGAGAAGACATTAAAGAGACTATTGATGGCGGCTTTATTGTTGCAGGTTCTTCCTACTCCAATAATTTTGATTTGGATGACAATTATGGGGAAAACGATGTATGGGTACTCAAGTTAGATTCAATCGGAGAATTGGAATGGCAGAAAAATTTAGGTGGTTCGAGTTTTGATTATGCAAATTCAATTATTCAAACAGATGACGGAGGGTTTGTAATGGCTGGCCGGTCCTCCTCTAACGACGGAGATTTAACAGAAAATAAAGGTGCGTTTGATTTTTGGGTTGTACAACTAAATTCTTTAGGAAATATAGAATGGCAAAAATCATTGGGTGGATCACACTGGGATATTGCAGAGGATGTAATACAAACGGCAACTGGCTATTTAGCGGTGGGATATACAATGTCTCACGATGGGGATGTTATAGGAATTCCAGAACTTGCATACAGTGCCTATTGGGTAACTCAATTAGATTTTTCTGGAAATTTACTTTGGGAAGCGACATATGGTGGAACGGAGTCTCAATGGGCACAATCGATTAAAATATTATCTGATGGGTATTTAGTTTCCGGATGGTCTAGTTCTGATGATTTGGACGTTACGGAAGGTCATGGTGGCGCAGATTATTGGCTTGTAAAACTCAAACCTGAATGTCTTCATTCCATTTATTTTGCAGATACAGACGAAGATGGATTTGGAAATAGTTTAGTCGATTCTATATCCTGTAATATTCCCTTCGGTTATTTATTGGATAGCACAGATTGTGATGATACAAATCCATTCATAAATCCTGTTGCTTTAGATATTTGTAATTCAATTGATGATAATTGTAACGGCTTTATTGATGAGGATGCAATATTTACATTGTATTATGCTGACGCCGACGGTGATACTTATGGTGATTTATTTAATGATTCTATTTCCTGTTACACATTAATTGGATATGTTTCCGATAGTACTGATTGCGATGACACAAATCCATTCATAAATCCAGCTGCTTTAGATAGTTGTAATTCAATGGATGATAATTGTAATTTTTTAATTGATGAGGATGCAATATTTACAATGTATTATGCTGATACAGACGGTGATACTTATGGTGATTTATTAAATGATTCCAGTTCCTGTTTTATTTTATCAGGTTATGTTATCGATAGCACCGATTGTAACGATATGGACCCATTAATTAATCCTACAGCAGAAGAATCATGCAATGGAGCCGATGATAATTGCGATGGAAATATTGATGAAGGACTAACAGTGCACACCCTTTATTTGGATGCTGATGATGATAGTTATGGAAATCCACTAATTGATACTGTTACTTGCGCAACCGGATTAATCGGATATGTTTCTGACAGTACAGATTGTGACGATTCAAATCCATTAATATACCCCGGCGCAGAAGAAATTTTTAATGGTTTGGATGATAATTGCGATAAATTAATTGATGAGGGATTGAATACTGCGGATATAATCGGGAACTTATTTATGATTTATCCAAATCCTGCGGAAAATATTTTATTTATTGATTACAAAATGACGGCAGAAGCAAATATTCAGATCATAGATATATCCGGGCAAATTATTTATTCAAATATTAATTCTAAACCTCCCTTTGAAATTAATATTGAAAAATTCCAAACAGGATTTTATTTGGTGAAACTAATAGTTGAGGAAGGTGAATTTGTTGCAACATTTATCAAAGAGTAA
- the rpoC gene encoding DNA-directed RNA polymerase subunit beta', with the protein MPFKKDIKIKPDFTRISIGLASPDSILERSFGEVLKPETINYRTYKPERDGLFCERIFGPIKDYECYCGKYKRIRYKGIVCDRCGVEVTEKKVRRERMGHIKLVVPVVHIWYFKSLPNKIGYLLGMSSKKLESIVYYERFCVIQPGPMAEGVMINGELKSYKVHDLITEEEYLEVLETLPKENQMLDDNDPNKFLADMGAPSVFTMLSRINLDDLSAALRHQANTETSQQRKAEALKRLSVVEMFREAVGRYENRPEWMVVQYLPVIPPELRPLVPLDGGRFASSDLNDLYRRVIIRNNRLKRLIEIKAPEVILRNEKRMLQEAVDSLFDNSRKSNAVKAEGGRALKSLSDVLKGKQGRFRQNLLGKRVDYSGRSVIVVGPELKLHECGLPKDMASELFKPFIIRKLIERGIVKTVKSAKKLVDRKEPVIWDILENILKGHPIMLNRAPTLHRLSIQAFQPKLIEGKAIQLHPLVCSAFNADFDGDQMAVHVPLSNASILEAQLLMLSAHNILNPQNGNPITVPSQDMVLGLYYTSKGKKSTKDDLVKGDGKIFYSAEEVIIAYNEGKVELHANIKCKVTVLDENEKLVTKLLDTTVGRVLFNEVVPAELGFINAILSKKAIAKVIGEVIRRTDVPRTAKFLDDIKDLGFRSAFTGGLSFNLSDLVEVENKEKLVAAAQAEVDEVISNHMYGVITQNERYNQIIDIWSRLNTRLTGDLITSLTNDKKGFNSVFMMLDSGARGSKEQIRQLAAMRGLMAKPRKSSASGEGGIIENPILSNLKSGLSVLEYFISTHGARKGLADTALKTADAGYLTRRLVDVAQDVVINEDDCQTLRGISISALKDNEDIVEPLSERIIGRTSLHDVYDPLTDELIVNAGDLISERIANKIDETAIEEVEIRSVLTCESKKGVCIKCYGTNLANNRVAQTGDVVGIIAAQSIGEPGTQLTLRTFHVGGVAGSVDTESKLVAKFDGKLEFDGLRFVDTKNDEGKKVRIVIGRTGEVKIIEPKTGKLMITNNVPYGSILTAVDGQDLKKGDVICSWDPFNAVIVSEFGGFVEYENIIEGITYREESDEQTGHREKVISESRDKTKIPTLIIKDKKGVEIKNYNLPVGSHIVVEQKEEVKSGQTIAKIPRALGKVRDITGGLPRVTELFEARNPSNPAVVAEIDGVVSFGKIKRGNREIEIESRDGERKKYLVPLSKQILVQENDYVYAGLPLSDGAITPSDILAIKGPYAVQEYIVNEIQEVYRLQGVKINDKHIEVIVRQMMRKMTITDAGDTRFLEDANVDKLDFLDENDKIFDKKVITDAGDSTKLKAGAIVTLRQLREENSQLKRADKKPIEYRDAVSATATPLLLGITRASLGTQSWISAASFQETTKVLSTASISAKTDYLMGLKENVIVGHQIPAGTGQRRFHNLIVGNKDEVDELAAKRKVKTLEVE; encoded by the coding sequence ATGCCTTTCAAAAAGGATATAAAGATCAAACCAGATTTCACAAGGATCAGTATAGGACTGGCTTCCCCGGATTCCATTCTCGAAAGATCTTTCGGTGAGGTATTGAAACCTGAAACAATAAATTACAGAACTTATAAACCTGAACGTGACGGTTTATTCTGCGAACGCATTTTTGGTCCTATAAAGGATTACGAATGTTATTGCGGAAAATACAAGCGTATCAGATATAAGGGCATAGTTTGCGACAGATGCGGTGTTGAAGTTACTGAAAAGAAAGTGCGTCGCGAGCGTATGGGACATATCAAATTGGTTGTTCCTGTAGTGCATATCTGGTATTTTAAATCATTGCCGAATAAGATCGGTTATTTGTTGGGTATGAGCTCTAAGAAATTGGAGTCTATCGTGTACTACGAACGTTTTTGCGTGATACAGCCCGGCCCGATGGCAGAAGGCGTGATGATAAATGGTGAATTAAAAAGTTATAAAGTTCACGACCTCATCACTGAGGAAGAATATCTTGAGGTATTGGAAACATTACCAAAAGAAAATCAAATGCTGGATGATAATGATCCGAATAAGTTTCTTGCGGATATGGGAGCACCATCTGTGTTCACTATGTTATCACGCATAAACCTTGATGATCTTTCAGCAGCTTTACGTCACCAGGCAAACACAGAAACATCTCAACAAAGAAAAGCAGAAGCGTTAAAGCGTTTGAGTGTTGTAGAAATGTTCCGTGAAGCAGTTGGTCGCTACGAAAATCGCCCTGAATGGATGGTTGTTCAATATTTACCTGTAATACCTCCTGAATTACGTCCTTTGGTTCCATTGGATGGTGGTCGTTTTGCGAGTTCCGATTTGAATGATCTTTATCGTAGGGTTATTATCCGTAATAATCGTTTAAAGAGATTAATAGAGATCAAGGCACCTGAGGTTATCCTTCGCAACGAAAAAAGGATGTTGCAGGAAGCTGTTGACTCTTTATTTGATAATTCACGTAAATCAAATGCTGTTAAAGCAGAAGGTGGACGTGCATTAAAATCTTTGAGTGATGTTTTAAAAGGTAAACAAGGTCGTTTCCGCCAGAATTTATTAGGTAAACGTGTGGATTATTCCGGACGTTCCGTAATTGTGGTAGGACCAGAATTAAAATTACATGAGTGCGGTCTTCCAAAAGACATGGCTTCTGAGTTATTTAAACCATTTATTATCCGCAAATTAATTGAACGCGGAATTGTAAAAACGGTAAAATCAGCAAAGAAACTTGTTGACAGAAAAGAACCTGTAATTTGGGATATTCTTGAAAATATTTTGAAAGGACATCCTATCATGCTTAACCGTGCACCAACATTGCATAGACTTTCAATTCAGGCATTCCAGCCAAAATTAATTGAAGGAAAAGCAATTCAGTTACACCCTCTTGTATGTTCTGCATTCAACGCCGATTTTGACGGGGATCAAATGGCCGTACACGTACCATTGAGCAATGCATCTATTTTAGAAGCGCAATTGTTGATGTTATCTGCACATAATATCCTTAACCCGCAAAATGGTAATCCGATAACAGTTCCTTCTCAGGACATGGTGTTAGGATTATATTATACATCTAAAGGAAAGAAAAGTACTAAAGATGATCTTGTAAAAGGGGATGGAAAAATATTCTATTCTGCAGAAGAAGTTATCATTGCATACAACGAAGGAAAAGTAGAATTACATGCTAATATTAAATGTAAGGTTACTGTTCTTGATGAAAATGAAAAACTTGTTACTAAATTATTAGATACTACAGTAGGAAGAGTTTTATTTAATGAAGTTGTTCCTGCAGAATTAGGATTTATTAATGCAATACTTTCTAAAAAAGCAATTGCAAAAGTAATTGGTGAAGTAATTCGCAGAACAGATGTTCCGAGAACTGCAAAGTTTTTGGATGATATTAAAGATCTTGGTTTCCGTTCCGCATTTACCGGTGGATTATCTTTCAACCTGAGCGATCTTGTTGAAGTGGAAAATAAGGAAAAATTAGTTGCTGCAGCACAGGCTGAAGTGGATGAAGTTATTTCCAACCACATGTATGGTGTAATTACACAAAATGAACGTTACAATCAGATCATCGATATCTGGTCAAGATTAAATACGCGTTTGACAGGTGATTTAATTACCAGTCTTACAAATGATAAAAAAGGATTCAACTCTGTGTTCATGATGTTGGATTCGGGAGCAAGGGGTTCTAAGGAGCAAATTCGTCAACTTGCAGCAATGCGTGGTTTGATGGCCAAACCGAGAAAATCCAGTGCTTCAGGAGAGGGTGGAATCATCGAAAATCCAATCCTTTCAAACTTGAAAAGCGGATTAAGTGTATTGGAATATTTTATTTCCACTCACGGTGCGCGTAAAGGTTTGGCGGATACAGCTTTGAAAACGGCCGATGCGGGTTATTTAACACGTCGTTTGGTTGACGTTGCGCAGGATGTTGTTATTAATGAGGATGATTGCCAAACATTAAGAGGTATTTCTATCAGTGCATTAAAAGACAATGAGGATATAGTAGAACCATTAAGTGAACGTATAATCGGAAGAACAAGTCTTCATGATGTATATGATCCACTTACTGATGAACTTATTGTAAATGCAGGTGATTTAATATCTGAAAGAATTGCAAATAAAATTGATGAAACTGCCATTGAAGAAGTGGAGATCAGATCAGTTTTAACTTGCGAATCTAAAAAAGGTGTTTGTATTAAATGTTACGGAACCAACCTTGCAAATAATCGCGTAGCTCAAACAGGAGATGTTGTGGGAATTATTGCCGCACAATCCATCGGTGAGCCGGGAACACAATTAACACTTCGTACATTCCACGTGGGTGGTGTTGCGGGAAGTGTTGATACAGAATCCAAACTCGTTGCAAAATTTGATGGTAAATTAGAATTCGACGGATTGCGTTTTGTTGATACTAAAAACGATGAAGGTAAAAAAGTAAGAATTGTTATCGGACGTACTGGTGAAGTGAAAATTATTGAACCTAAAACAGGTAAATTAATGATCACGAACAACGTTCCTTACGGTTCTATTTTAACCGCGGTTGATGGACAGGATCTTAAAAAAGGTGATGTAATTTGTTCATGGGATCCGTTTAACGCAGTTATCGTTTCTGAATTCGGTGGATTTGTTGAATATGAAAATATCATTGAAGGTATAACTTACCGCGAAGAAAGTGATGAGCAAACAGGTCACCGTGAAAAGGTAATTTCTGAATCCAGAGATAAAACTAAAATTCCTACGCTTATCATTAAAGATAAAAAAGGTGTAGAGATCAAGAATTATAACTTACCGGTTGGATCACATATTGTTGTGGAACAAAAGGAAGAAGTTAAATCAGGACAAACTATTGCGAAGATTCCAAGAGCACTTGGTAAAGTAAGAGATATCACGGGAGGTCTTCCACGTGTTACCGAATTATTCGAAGCGCGTAACCCATCAAATCCTGCGGTTGTTGCAGAGATAGACGGTGTTGTTAGTTTCGGTAAGATCAAACGCGGTAACCGTGAAATTGAGATCGAAAGCCGCGATGGTGAACGCAAAAAATATCTGGTTCCATTATCCAAACAAATTCTTGTTCAGGAGAATGACTATGTATATGCAGGTTTACCATTGAGCGACGGTGCAATTACACCTTCTGATATTCTTGCAATTAAAGGACCTTATGCAGTTCAGGAATATATCGTGAATGAAATTCAGGAAGTATATCGTTTGCAGGGTGTTAAGATCAACGATAAACATATTGAAGTTATCGTGCGTCAGATGATGAGGAAAATGACAATTACCGATGCCGGTGATACAAGATTCCTTGAAGATGCGAATGTAGATAAACTGGATTTCTTAGATGAAAATGATAAGATCTTTGATAAAAAAGTAATTACTGATGCAGGCGATTCTACAAAATTGAAAGCCGGAGCAATTGTTACTTTACGTCAATTAAGAGAAGAAAATTCACAATTAAAACGCGCAGATAAAAAACCAATTGAATACCGCGATGCAGTTTCTGCCACAGCAACACCATTGTTGTTGGGTATAACTCGCGCATCACTCGGAACACAAAGTTGGATATCTGCAGCATCGTTCCAGGAAACAACAAAAGTGTTGAGCACAGCTTCTATTTCAGCGAAAACAGATTATCTGATGGGCTTGAAAGAGAATGTAATTGTAGGACATCAAATTCCTGCAGGAACAGGTCAGCGTAGATTCCATAACCTCATAGTTGGCAACAAAGATGAAGTGGATGAATTAGCGGCGAAACGCAAGGTGAAAACTTTAGAAGTAGAATAA
- the rpoB gene encoding DNA-directed RNA polymerase subunit beta: MPKSTAITRKPERVNFGKIKRAGTYPDLLDIQVKSFKDFFQLETTSENRRSEGLYRVFTENFPITDARSIFVLEFLDYFIDPPRYSMEECMERGLTYSVPLKAKLRLSCNDEEHIDFQTIVQDVFLGNIPYMTPKGTFIINGAERIVVSQLHRSPGVFFGQSIHPNGTKIFSARVIPFKGAWMEFATDINNVMYAYIDRKKKFPVTTLLRAIGYDSDKDILELFGLAEEVKADEKTLRKHIGRKLAARVLKTWREDFVDEDTGEVVSIERNEVILERDTELSADNIPQILETAVPKVILTRDDVTVDYGIILNTLQKDVSNSELEAVQHIYRQLRGAEPPDDETARGIIEKLFFSDKRYDLGEVGRYKINQKLNHHHIPVETKVLTKDDIIAIIRYLVELSNNKAEVDDIDHLSNRRVRTVGEQLYAQFGVGLARMARTIRERMNVRDNEVFTPIELINARTLSSVINSFFGTSQLSQFLDQVNPLAEITHKRRISALGPGGLSRERAGFEVRDVHYSHYGRLCTIETPEGPNIGLISTLCVHAKINRMGFIETPYRKVENGRVDIKGEISYMNADDEDHFVIAQANVPLDEKGNFLINKIKGREQGEFLEFEPEKVQFMDVAPNQIVGVSASLIPFLEHDDANRALMGSNMQRQAVPLIKPQSPVVGTGLEEKVASDSKMLVNAEGNGVVEYVDANEIIIRYDKGENDQLVSFEDNRRVYKLRKFKKTNQSTCINLRPIVVKGQRVSEGEVLCEGYGTEGGELALGTNLKVAFMPWKGYNFEDAIVISERVVREDLFTSIQIEEFELEVRDTKLGEEELTSDIPNVSEEATKDLDANGVIRLGAHVKEGDILIGKITPKGETDPTPEEKLLRAIFGDKAGDVKDASLKVPPSIEGTVIDKKLFARAKKDKNAKAREKIALEKLEKEHSRALDELRTILIDKLSTILKEKKSAGVKTAYREELIPAKTKFNVKILEGISYDSIDPYNWTGEAETDDMVRMTLHNFGIKVNEELGRYKREKFNISVGDELPTGVIKLAKVFIANKRKLRVGDKLAGRHGNKGIVARIVRHEDMPFLEDGTPVDIVLNPLGVPSRMNLGQIYETVLGWAGIKLGVKFATPIFDGASLNEIESYIKKAELPELGSTYLHDGETGVRFHQKATVGVIYMIKLNHMVDDKMHARSIGPYSLITQQPLGGKAQFGGQRFGEMEVWALEAYGASTILQELLTVKSDDIVGRAKTYESIVKGENMPTPSIPESFNVLVHELRGLALDLKFE, encoded by the coding sequence ATGCCAAAATCTACTGCAATTACCAGAAAACCTGAAAGGGTAAATTTCGGAAAAATAAAAAGAGCAGGTACTTATCCAGACCTATTAGACATACAAGTAAAATCGTTCAAAGACTTTTTTCAGCTGGAGACAACTTCTGAAAACAGAAGGTCTGAAGGCCTGTACCGGGTGTTTACTGAAAACTTCCCGATCACAGATGCCCGCAGTATTTTCGTGCTGGAATTTCTTGACTATTTTATAGATCCTCCAAGGTATTCTATGGAGGAATGTATGGAACGTGGTCTTACTTATAGCGTACCGCTTAAAGCAAAACTCCGCCTTTCCTGTAACGATGAAGAACATATCGATTTTCAGACAATTGTACAGGATGTATTCTTAGGAAACATCCCTTACATGACTCCGAAAGGAACCTTTATTATTAATGGTGCCGAACGTATCGTTGTTTCTCAGTTACACAGATCTCCGGGTGTATTTTTCGGACAATCCATCCATCCAAACGGAACGAAAATATTTTCGGCCCGCGTAATTCCTTTTAAAGGAGCCTGGATGGAATTTGCTACCGATATTAATAACGTAATGTATGCGTATATCGACCGTAAGAAGAAATTCCCGGTTACTACATTATTACGTGCCATCGGATACGATTCTGATAAAGACATATTGGAACTTTTCGGCCTCGCTGAAGAAGTAAAGGCTGACGAGAAAACGCTCCGCAAACACATCGGAAGAAAACTAGCTGCCCGTGTTCTTAAAACATGGCGCGAAGATTTCGTGGATGAAGATACAGGAGAAGTTGTTTCCATCGAACGTAACGAAGTTATCCTGGAAAGAGATACTGAACTCAGCGCAGATAATATCCCGCAGATATTGGAAACTGCAGTTCCTAAAGTAATTCTTACCCGCGATGATGTTACTGTAGATTACGGGATCATCCTCAATACTTTACAAAAAGACGTTTCTAACTCTGAGTTGGAAGCCGTTCAACATATTTATCGCCAATTGCGTGGTGCAGAACCACCAGATGATGAAACAGCTCGCGGTATTATCGAAAAATTATTCTTTTCCGATAAACGCTACGATCTTGGGGAAGTTGGTAGATATAAGATCAATCAGAAATTAAATCACCACCATATTCCTGTTGAGACCAAGGTTTTAACAAAAGATGATATCATTGCAATCATCCGTTATTTGGTGGAACTTTCGAATAATAAAGCGGAAGTTGATGATATCGATCACTTGAGCAACAGAAGAGTTCGTACAGTTGGTGAACAATTGTATGCGCAGTTTGGTGTTGGTCTTGCGAGAATGGCAAGAACAATTCGTGAGCGTATGAATGTGCGTGATAACGAAGTGTTCACCCCTATCGAATTGATCAATGCAAGAACTTTGTCTTCTGTTATCAACTCTTTCTTTGGAACAAGTCAGCTGAGCCAGTTTTTGGATCAGGTGAATCCATTGGCGGAGATAACGCACAAACGTCGTATTTCCGCGCTCGGACCAGGTGGTTTGAGTCGTGAACGCGCCGGATTTGAGGTTCGTGACGTGCATTATAGCCATTATGGCCGTTTGTGTACCATCGAAACCCCGGAAGGACCAAACATCGGTTTGATCTCTACATTGTGTGTTCATGCTAAGATCAACAGAATGGGCTTTATCGAAACTCCTTACCGCAAGGTTGAAAATGGAAGAGTAGACATAAAAGGTGAAATATCCTATATGAATGCCGACGATGAAGATCATTTTGTAATTGCTCAGGCAAACGTTCCTCTTGATGAAAAAGGAAATTTCCTGATCAATAAAATAAAAGGCCGCGAACAAGGTGAATTCCTCGAATTTGAACCGGAAAAAGTTCAGTTCATGGATGTTGCACCTAATCAGATCGTTGGTGTTTCTGCATCTTTAATTCCTTTCCTTGAACACGATGATGCCAACCGTGCATTGATGGGTTCAAACATGCAACGTCAGGCTGTGCCGCTTATCAAGCCACAATCACCTGTAGTTGGTACCGGTTTGGAAGAAAAAGTTGCATCCGATTCAAAAATGCTCGTAAATGCTGAAGGAAACGGTGTTGTAGAATATGTAGATGCAAATGAGATCATCATCCGCTACGATAAAGGCGAAAATGATCAATTGGTAAGTTTTGAAGATAATCGCCGTGTTTATAAACTGCGTAAATTCAAAAAAACTAACCAGAGTACTTGTATCAATTTGCGTCCAATTGTTGTGAAAGGACAAAGAGTTTCTGAAGGAGAAGTTTTATGCGAAGGATACGGAACAGAAGGTGGCGAACTGGCACTTGGAACTAACCTTAAAGTGGCATTCATGCCGTGGAAAGGATACAATTTCGAGGATGCTATCGTAATTTCTGAACGTGTTGTGCGCGAAGACTTATTTACTTCTATTCAGATTGAAGAATTTGAATTGGAAGTGCGCGATACAAAATTGGGTGAAGAAGAATTAACTTCTGATATTCCAAACGTTTCGGAAGAAGCAACTAAAGATCTCGATGCAAATGGTGTTATCCGTTTAGGTGCGCATGTAAAAGAAGGAGATATATTAATTGGAAAAATTACTCCGAAAGGAGAAACTGATCCTACTCCGGAAGAAAAATTATTGCGCGCGATCTTCGGTGATAAAGCAGGTGATGTTAAAGATGCATCTCTAAAAGTTCCGCCATCAATTGAAGGAACTGTTATTGATAAAAAACTTTTCGCAAGAGCTAAAAAAGATAAGAACGCGAAGGCAAGAGAAAAAATAGCGCTTGAAAAATTAGAAAAGGAACATTCACGTGCATTGGACGAATTAAGGACAATATTGATCGATAAATTATCAACCATCCTTAAAGAGAAAAAATCAGCAGGTGTAAAAACAGCATACAGAGAAGAATTAATTCCGGCAAAAACTAAATTCAATGTTAAGATCTTAGAAGGAATTAGTTACGATAGTATTGATCCGTACAACTGGACAGGTGAAGCTGAAACAGATGATATGGTTCGTATGACCTTGCACAATTTCGGAATTAAAGTGAACGAAGAATTAGGTCGTTACAAACGCGAGAAATTTAATATCAGCGTTGGTGATGAACTACCTACCGGAGTTATCAAACTTGCAAAAGTATTTATTGCAAACAAACGTAAATTACGTGTTGGTGATAAATTAGCAGGTCGTCATGGTAATAAAGGTATCGTAGCAAGAATTGTTCGTCATGAAGATATGCCTTTCCTGGAAGATGGAACACCGGTAGATATCGTATTGAATCCGCTTGGTGTACCTTCACGTATGAATTTAGGGCAGATCTACGAAACCGTTTTAGGTTGGGCAGGTATTAAACTCGGCGTTAAATTCGCCACCCCGATCTTTGATGGTGCAAGTTTAAATGAAATTGAGAGCTATATCAAAAAGGCAGAATTACCTGAATTAGGTAGTACTTATCTTCACGATGGTGAAACAGGAGTGCGTTTCCATCAAAAAGCCACGGTTGGTGTTATCTATATGATAAAACTTAATCACATGGTTGATGATAAAATGCATGCTCGTTCTATCGGACCATATTCACTTATTACACAACAACCACTGGGCGGTAAAGCACAGTTCGGAGGTCAGCGTTTTGGTGAGATGGAGGTTTGGGCATTGGAAGCTTACGGTGCATCTACAATTTTACAGGAATTACTTACTGTGAAATCAGATGATATCGTTGGACGTGCAAAAACTTATGAGTCTATCGTTAAAGGAGAAAATATGCCAACACCGTCAATTCCGGAATCATTCAATGTATTGGTTCATGAATTACGCGGATTAGCACTTGATCTTAAATTTGAATAA